One genomic region from Balneola sp. encodes:
- the lon gene encoding endopeptidase La codes for MKQRFDLFENLDQSDDNFDDFEQAIPLMSEEEEKELTEAEIPDSLPILPLKNTVLFPGVVVPITVGRDRSLALVKEAYDGDKTIGVVTQKNEDIEEPEYKDLHKIGTVAQILKLIKMPDGSKSIVIQGKSNFKVKQFTQSDPYFKADVEPYAKEMDIEGLELDASVRNIKETASKIINMSPNIPSEASIAVNNINSPTFLLNFISSNLNVSVSDKQSILEVRKFSDNLDKVMGFLEKEVQVLDMSEKIRTKVKSDIDDQQREFYLRQQMKAIQEELGEDAEQQDIEKLRDKLKAKKLPDEARETAEKELQRLEMTPNASPNYGIIYSYVEWILDLPWEEFSEDKLDLEFARKVLDEDHYGLEKVKKRIVEYLAVLKLKQDMKAPILCFYGPPGVGKTSLGKSIARALNREFERFSLGGIRDEAEVRGHRRTYIGALPGRIIRSMKKAGKGNPVIMLDEIDKVGADYRGDPTSALLEVLDPEQNDTFTDNYLELEYDLSKVMFIATANSLDTIPAPLKDRMEIINISGYTLEEKTQIAKKYLIPKQVEENGLKKEQISFTDESIERLIDQYTRESGVRNLERQIAGCCRGVAAKIASNEIEEFDVEADDVEEFLGKRKFFSDAAERTTVPGVATGMAWTPYGGDILFIEASVSKGSGKLNITGQLGDVMKESAMLAVSYLKAHSEEIGIPEEAFKYWDLHVHVPAGAVPKDGPSAGVSLMSAIASIFTQRKVKGSIALTGEITLRGLVLPVGGIKEKVLAAKRAGIKKVLLPKKNEKDVAEIEEDVLGDLEVEYLERMDPLLDIILEKEPVQNASDFFKVSDAHKESVSGKNGKMPAEGVEIVSRDND; via the coding sequence ATGAAACAGCGCTTTGATTTATTTGAGAACTTAGATCAGTCTGACGATAACTTTGATGATTTTGAGCAAGCTATACCTCTTATGTCTGAAGAGGAAGAGAAAGAATTAACGGAAGCTGAAATTCCTGATTCTCTCCCTATTCTTCCGCTCAAAAATACAGTTCTATTTCCCGGTGTGGTTGTTCCAATTACTGTTGGTCGTGATCGCTCCTTAGCTCTTGTAAAAGAAGCTTATGATGGAGATAAGACTATTGGTGTAGTCACACAAAAGAATGAAGACATTGAAGAACCTGAGTACAAAGACCTTCACAAAATTGGTACAGTTGCTCAGATTCTAAAACTTATCAAGATGCCCGATGGCAGCAAGAGTATTGTCATTCAGGGTAAATCAAACTTTAAAGTGAAACAGTTCACTCAAAGTGATCCTTACTTTAAGGCGGATGTCGAGCCCTATGCTAAAGAAATGGATATTGAAGGACTTGAGCTTGATGCATCGGTTCGAAATATCAAAGAAACAGCTTCTAAAATTATAAACATGTCTCCCAACATTCCTTCGGAGGCATCAATTGCTGTAAACAATATCAACAGCCCGACATTCCTGTTGAATTTCATTTCATCAAACCTGAACGTTTCTGTTTCTGATAAACAGTCCATTCTGGAAGTCCGCAAATTTTCCGACAACCTTGACAAAGTGATGGGCTTTCTTGAAAAGGAAGTCCAGGTGCTGGACATGAGCGAAAAAATTCGCACCAAGGTTAAGTCTGATATTGATGACCAGCAGCGAGAGTTCTATCTCCGTCAGCAGATGAAAGCTATTCAGGAAGAGCTCGGTGAGGATGCCGAACAACAGGATATTGAAAAGCTTCGGGACAAGCTGAAAGCCAAAAAGCTTCCAGACGAAGCCAGAGAAACTGCCGAAAAAGAATTACAGCGATTGGAGATGACTCCAAATGCCTCCCCTAATTATGGCATTATCTATAGTTATGTGGAATGGATTTTAGATCTGCCCTGGGAAGAATTTTCTGAAGATAAACTGGATCTGGAATTTGCCAGAAAAGTTCTCGATGAAGATCACTATGGTTTAGAGAAGGTTAAGAAGCGTATTGTAGAATATCTTGCCGTTCTCAAGCTTAAACAAGACATGAAGGCTCCTATCCTTTGTTTTTATGGACCTCCGGGAGTTGGTAAGACCAGTTTAGGCAAATCCATTGCAAGAGCTTTAAATCGCGAATTTGAGCGGTTTAGCTTAGGTGGAATTCGTGACGAAGCTGAGGTTCGCGGTCACCGCAGAACTTATATCGGTGCATTGCCAGGACGAATTATCCGTTCTATGAAGAAAGCTGGTAAAGGTAATCCAGTGATCATGCTTGATGAGATTGATAAAGTGGGCGCCGATTACAGAGGCGATCCAACTTCAGCCCTTCTTGAGGTTCTTGATCCGGAACAGAATGATACCTTCACGGATAATTATCTTGAGCTGGAATATGATCTCTCCAAAGTGATGTTCATAGCCACTGCAAACTCACTGGATACAATTCCTGCTCCTCTGAAAGATCGTATGGAGATTATCAACATCAGTGGATACACACTGGAAGAGAAAACTCAGATTGCCAAGAAGTATCTGATTCCAAAACAAGTTGAAGAAAACGGCCTTAAAAAAGAGCAAATTTCTTTTACCGATGAATCTATCGAAAGGTTAATTGATCAGTACACACGTGAATCAGGAGTTCGTAACCTGGAACGACAGATTGCAGGTTGCTGCCGAGGTGTTGCAGCAAAAATTGCCTCTAATGAAATTGAGGAGTTTGATGTAGAAGCTGATGATGTGGAAGAGTTCCTCGGTAAACGTAAATTCTTCAGTGATGCTGCCGAGCGAACTACGGTTCCCGGTGTAGCAACAGGAATGGCATGGACCCCTTACGGTGGCGACATCCTCTTTATTGAGGCTAGCGTTTCCAAGGGATCAGGTAAATTGAATATCACCGGTCAGCTGGGAGATGTCATGAAAGAGTCAGCGATGTTGGCTGTTTCGTACCTCAAAGCACATTCTGAAGAGATTGGCATTCCTGAAGAAGCATTTAAATACTGGGATTTACACGTCCACGTACCGGCAGGCGCTGTACCAAAAGACGGACCTTCCGCCGGTGTTTCTCTAATGTCCGCAATTGCCTCCATCTTTACCCAGCGTAAAGTTAAAGGAAGTATTGCATTGACCGGAGAAATCACACTTAGGGGACTCGTTCTTCCGGTTGGTGGAATTAAAGAAAAAGTTCTTGCTGCAAAACGAGCAGGCATCAAAAAAGTACTGCTTCCTAAGAAAAACGAAAAAGATGTAGCCGAAATCGAAGAAGATGTACTCGGCGATCTTGAAGTTGAATATTTGGAGCGTATGGATCCACTGCTGGATATCATCCTTGAAAAAGAGCCGGTGCAAAATGCATCAGACTTCTTTAAAGTGAGCGATGCTCATAAGGAATCTGTATCTGGCAAGAATGGTAAAATGCCGGCCGAAGGTGTAGAAATTGTTAGTCGAGATAATGACTAA
- a CDS encoding valine--tRNA ligase — protein sequence MSKEIPAQYDASKIEDKWYAYWMENEYFHSTPDDRESFTVVIPPPNVTGVLHMGHMLNNTIQDVLIRRARMQGYNACWVPGTDHASIATEAKVVRRLREKNIKKSDLSRDEFMEHAWEWTHEHGGIILEQLKKLGASCDWDRTSFTMDEEYSESVLDVFVDLFEKGKIYRGARMINWDPVAKTALSDEEVIHKEVDSKLYHVKYKIVGEDDFVTIATTRPETILGDTAVCINPHDERYTHLHGKKVIVPLVNREVPIILDDYVDVEFGTGCLKVTPAHDENDYNLGEKHNLETINMMNEDGTVSEEGELYIGMDRFDVRKQIAKDLDEIDQLVEIEDYKNKVGFSERTDAVIEPRLSLQWWVSMKELSQPALENVMDDTVEFQPAKFKNTYRHWMENVRDWCISRQLWWGHRIPAYYYGEGDDDFVVAKSEAEAVKKAQEKSGNADLTASELKQDEDVLDTWFSSWLWPISVFDPEYIKTGKANKELEYYYPTKDLVTAPEIMFFWVARMIIAGYEYMDKKPFDNVYYTGIVRDKKGRKMSKSLGNSPDPIELIGQYGADGIRMGMLFATPAGNDLPFDEKLCEQGRNFCNKIWNAFRFLTMNMEEGVEYNPTTEINEDDLSDRWMAARIQETIVGVNKDFDNYKLNDALKKVYSLIWDDFCDWYIELAKPEVYGENIPVAKLNTALGFFEQLMKLLHPFMPFISEEIYQHIKERSTDEALLVSEWPKVDEAKSNEDDIALFASMQQIVSSLRNIRSEVNVSPKEELEVLINTKEQSTADAILKNRSILEKLENLKSLTVSTEIEKPKVYSSSIVGGNEIFVPLEGLVDFGKERERIQKEIDRLEGFLNGIEKKLANKGFVNNAPENVVELEKKKKSDTEDSLAKLREQLKDFEG from the coding sequence TTGAGTAAAGAAATCCCCGCACAATACGACGCCTCTAAAATTGAGGACAAATGGTACGCTTACTGGATGGAAAACGAGTACTTCCACTCCACTCCTGATGACCGAGAGTCTTTCACTGTTGTCATCCCTCCTCCTAACGTAACAGGTGTCCTTCATATGGGACACATGCTCAACAATACCATCCAGGATGTGTTGATACGTCGTGCGCGTATGCAGGGCTACAATGCCTGCTGGGTTCCTGGAACAGATCACGCGTCTATTGCAACGGAAGCGAAAGTCGTGCGCAGACTTCGCGAAAAGAATATCAAGAAAAGCGATCTGAGTCGTGATGAATTCATGGAGCATGCCTGGGAATGGACGCATGAACATGGGGGAATTATTCTGGAGCAGCTCAAAAAACTTGGAGCCAGTTGTGATTGGGATCGTACTTCCTTTACCATGGATGAAGAGTACTCAGAAAGTGTGCTTGATGTGTTTGTTGACCTTTTTGAGAAAGGCAAGATTTATCGTGGAGCCCGAATGATTAACTGGGATCCGGTCGCTAAAACGGCTTTGAGTGATGAAGAAGTAATTCACAAGGAAGTAGATTCCAAGCTTTATCATGTGAAGTATAAGATTGTGGGCGAAGATGACTTTGTAACTATCGCTACAACTAGGCCTGAGACTATTCTCGGAGATACTGCCGTTTGTATCAACCCGCATGACGAGCGCTACACCCACCTCCATGGCAAAAAAGTGATTGTCCCATTAGTAAATCGCGAAGTACCGATTATTCTGGATGATTATGTGGATGTCGAATTCGGAACAGGTTGCTTGAAAGTGACACCTGCTCACGACGAAAATGATTACAATCTTGGCGAGAAGCACAATCTCGAAACCATCAACATGATGAATGAAGATGGTACTGTAAGCGAAGAAGGCGAGCTTTACATAGGCATGGATCGCTTTGATGTGCGTAAGCAGATTGCCAAAGATCTGGATGAAATTGATCAACTGGTAGAAATTGAAGATTATAAAAATAAAGTAGGTTTTTCTGAGCGTACGGATGCTGTGATTGAGCCTCGACTTTCATTGCAATGGTGGGTTTCTATGAAGGAACTCTCTCAGCCTGCCCTTGAAAACGTAATGGATGACACGGTTGAATTTCAACCCGCTAAATTCAAAAACACCTACCGTCACTGGATGGAGAATGTGCGCGACTGGTGTATTTCCCGTCAGCTTTGGTGGGGCCACCGAATTCCTGCTTATTATTATGGGGAAGGCGATGATGATTTTGTTGTAGCTAAATCTGAGGCAGAAGCAGTTAAAAAAGCTCAGGAAAAATCCGGTAATGCCGATTTAACCGCTTCTGAACTTAAACAAGATGAAGATGTGTTAGATACCTGGTTTTCATCATGGCTATGGCCGATTTCTGTGTTTGATCCTGAATACATAAAAACAGGAAAAGCCAATAAGGAATTAGAGTATTACTACCCTACCAAAGACTTAGTCACCGCACCGGAAATCATGTTTTTCTGGGTTGCCCGTATGATTATTGCCGGTTACGAATACATGGACAAGAAGCCGTTTGATAATGTGTATTACACCGGTATTGTCCGTGATAAGAAAGGCCGTAAGATGAGTAAAAGTTTGGGTAATTCACCCGATCCTATTGAACTCATTGGTCAGTATGGTGCTGATGGAATCCGTATGGGAATGCTTTTTGCCACTCCAGCCGGAAACGACCTCCCATTTGATGAGAAGCTTTGTGAACAAGGCCGAAACTTCTGTAATAAAATCTGGAATGCCTTCCGCTTTCTCACCATGAATATGGAAGAAGGTGTAGAATATAATCCAACCACTGAGATCAATGAAGATGATCTTTCTGATCGCTGGATGGCCGCCCGTATTCAGGAAACCATCGTTGGTGTAAATAAAGACTTCGATAACTACAAGCTGAATGATGCCCTTAAAAAAGTGTATTCACTGATCTGGGATGATTTCTGTGACTGGTACATTGAGTTAGCCAAGCCTGAGGTTTATGGAGAGAATATCCCCGTAGCTAAACTCAATACAGCTCTTGGGTTCTTCGAACAGCTGATGAAGCTCCTCCACCCTTTTATGCCATTTATCAGTGAAGAGATTTACCAGCACATTAAGGAAAGAAGTACCGATGAGGCTCTTTTAGTTTCTGAGTGGCCTAAAGTTGATGAAGCGAAGTCGAATGAAGACGATATAGCTCTGTTTGCTTCAATGCAGCAGATCGTTTCTTCGCTTAGAAATATCCGTTCTGAGGTAAATGTATCACCAAAAGAAGAGCTCGAAGTTTTAATCAATACCAAAGAGCAATCAACTGCCGATGCCATCCTCAAAAACCGCTCTATACTTGAAAAACTTGAGAATTTAAAGTCTTTAACCGTTTCTACTGAAATCGAGAAGCCTAAAGTATACTCCTCCTCTATTGTTGGTGGAAATGAAATTTTTGTGCCCCTGGAAGGTTTAGTAGATTTTGGTAAAGAGCGAGAGCGCATCCAGAAAGAAATTGATCGCCTCGAAGGATTTTTAAATGGAATAGAGAAAAAGCTCGCCAATAAGGGATTTGTAAACAATGCCCCTGAAAACGTAGTTGAGCTTGAGAAGAAAAAGAAATCCGATACCGAAGACAGTCTTGCGAAACTACGCGAGCAACTCAAAGATTTTGAAGGATAA
- a CDS encoding 16S rRNA (cytosine(967)-C(5))-methyltransferase, translated as METELSERSVSVDILIEFDVNQNLDFEPANELETRERAQVREYVQNILRKRSYLDFLIDEFSSVAVDEMKPGLKNILRLAIYDMLFMDSTPDYAAINEAVEIAKMKLGSRTGDLVNAIMRNMQRDGKNLPKPAFKDRNKLVATTFSHPEWMVERWRKRFGEREAFQLMQANNSRPHYYVRVNTIRTKPENFELRMEKMDVEVKPSDWLPYYYQVDSVQPFISKGLLSKGICLVQDIAAGFAPTILDPQPGEKVFDLCAAPGTKSIMMSDLMQGEGEILSVDISSERLEKLAESALNYGAENIKIRRGDVLEVSLGLADAVLLDAPCTGTGVLSKRADLRWRRDEEGLKNAVELQEQLLEEAGNMVKRGGRLVYSTCSLEPEENMDQITKFLDKYDNFELEPLDDYLPEEVLAEDKLSYQTLPHKHGCDGHFGVLLKRVK; from the coding sequence TTGGAAACTGAATTATCAGAACGCTCGGTAAGTGTAGACATTCTCATTGAATTTGATGTGAATCAAAATCTGGATTTTGAACCAGCTAATGAACTGGAAACCAGAGAACGTGCTCAGGTCAGAGAATACGTTCAGAATATTTTGCGCAAGCGAAGCTATCTGGATTTCCTGATTGATGAATTCTCGAGCGTTGCTGTTGATGAAATGAAGCCGGGACTAAAAAATATCCTTCGACTGGCTATCTATGATATGCTATTTATGGATAGCACGCCTGACTATGCAGCGATCAACGAAGCTGTTGAGATTGCAAAGATGAAGTTAGGTTCAAGAACCGGAGACCTTGTTAATGCCATCATGCGTAATATGCAAAGAGATGGCAAGAACCTACCGAAGCCTGCTTTTAAGGATCGAAACAAATTAGTAGCTACTACTTTCTCTCATCCGGAATGGATGGTTGAGCGATGGAGAAAACGTTTTGGTGAGCGGGAAGCATTCCAGTTGATGCAAGCGAATAACTCCCGCCCCCATTATTATGTGCGTGTTAATACCATCCGAACCAAGCCTGAGAATTTTGAGCTCCGCATGGAAAAAATGGACGTTGAAGTTAAGCCAAGCGACTGGCTTCCTTATTACTATCAGGTAGATTCTGTACAGCCGTTTATCTCAAAAGGATTATTATCTAAAGGAATTTGTCTGGTTCAGGATATAGCAGCCGGTTTTGCCCCTACTATTCTTGATCCCCAGCCGGGAGAAAAAGTTTTTGATCTTTGTGCCGCACCCGGTACTAAGTCGATCATGATGTCTGACCTCATGCAAGGTGAAGGTGAAATCCTTTCTGTTGATATTTCCTCTGAGCGATTAGAGAAACTTGCAGAAAGCGCCCTTAATTATGGTGCAGAGAATATTAAGATCCGCCGTGGTGATGTGCTTGAAGTTTCTCTTGGTTTAGCTGATGCCGTTCTTCTGGATGCGCCTTGTACCGGAACAGGAGTACTCAGTAAACGAGCTGACTTACGCTGGAGAAGAGACGAAGAAGGTCTGAAGAACGCTGTAGAACTTCAGGAACAACTCCTGGAAGAGGCTGGCAACATGGTGAAGCGTGGCGGTCGATTGGTTTACAGCACCTGCTCACTGGAGCCGGAAGAAAACATGGACCAAATCACCAAGTTCCTGGATAAATATGACAATTTTGAGCTTGAGCCACTAGATGATTATCTACCAGAAGAAGTGTTAGCTGAGGATAAACTATCCTACCAAACACTTCCTCATAAGCATGGTTGTGATGGGCACTTTGGTGTTCTTCTGAAAAGAGTTAAATAG
- the atpD gene encoding F0F1 ATP synthase subunit beta has translation MNNGTIAQVIGPVVDVDFSESKTPAVLNALEIKMTDGSTLTLEVAQHLGENRVRTIAMDSTDGLVRGMEVTDTGKAISMPVGEDIRGRLFNVVGDSIDGIDAPEGKNSYPIHRDAPAYDQLATSTEMLETGIKVVDLLCPYAKGGKIGLFGGAGVGKTVLIQELINNIAKQHGGLSVFAGVGERTREGNDLLREFIESGIINYGDEFKESMEEGNWDLSKVDKTKLKESQATLVFGQMNEPPGARARVALSGLTVAEYFRDEVSRDILLFVDNIFRFTQAGSEVSALLGRMPSAVGYQPTLATEMGDLQERITSTKDGSITSVQAVYVPADDLTDPAPATTFTHLDATTVLSRALTQIGIYPAVDPLDSSSTILDPKVVGQEHYDVANRVTRLLQNYKDLQDIIAILGMDELSDEDKLVVSRARRVQRFLSQNFHVAEQFTGQAGVYVKVDETVKGFKMILDGELDHLPENAFYMVGDINEAIAKGEKLLAESEEEEAA, from the coding sequence ATGAATAACGGAACTATAGCACAGGTGATTGGACCTGTAGTTGATGTTGATTTTTCTGAAAGTAAAACTCCGGCTGTTCTCAACGCCCTTGAGATTAAAATGACAGACGGTTCAACCCTAACCCTTGAGGTTGCTCAACACCTTGGTGAAAATCGTGTGCGAACTATCGCGATGGACTCTACCGATGGACTTGTCCGTGGGATGGAAGTTACTGACACCGGAAAAGCTATCTCAATGCCGGTTGGAGAAGATATCCGAGGCCGACTATTTAATGTAGTTGGTGACTCTATTGATGGTATCGATGCTCCTGAAGGAAAAAATTCATACCCCATTCACCGAGATGCACCTGCTTATGATCAGTTAGCGACTTCAACTGAGATGCTTGAAACAGGTATCAAGGTAGTTGACTTGCTTTGCCCATATGCTAAGGGTGGTAAAATTGGACTTTTTGGTGGTGCCGGTGTAGGTAAAACGGTATTGATCCAGGAGCTTATTAATAATATCGCGAAGCAGCACGGTGGTCTTTCCGTATTTGCCGGAGTTGGTGAGCGAACTCGTGAAGGTAATGACCTTCTTCGTGAATTTATTGAGTCCGGTATTATCAACTATGGAGACGAGTTCAAAGAATCCATGGAAGAAGGGAACTGGGACCTTTCCAAAGTTGACAAAACGAAATTAAAAGAATCTCAGGCTACTCTGGTATTTGGTCAGATGAATGAGCCTCCGGGTGCACGTGCACGAGTTGCTCTTTCTGGATTGACAGTCGCAGAGTATTTTCGTGATGAAGTATCCCGTGATATCCTGCTCTTCGTAGATAACATTTTCCGATTTACCCAAGCTGGTTCTGAAGTGTCAGCACTTCTTGGACGTATGCCTTCTGCGGTAGGTTACCAGCCAACATTGGCTACTGAAATGGGTGACCTTCAGGAGCGTATTACCTCCACAAAAGACGGTTCTATTACGTCTGTACAGGCAGTATATGTACCTGCTGATGACTTGACTGACCCTGCTCCCGCAACTACTTTTACTCACTTGGATGCTACTACCGTACTTTCTCGTGCTTTGACACAGATCGGTATTTACCCAGCGGTAGATCCTTTGGATTCATCATCAACGATTCTTGATCCTAAAGTTGTAGGTCAAGAGCATTATGATGTTGCTAACCGCGTGACTCGTTTACTCCAGAACTACAAAGATCTTCAGGATATCATTGCTATTCTAGGTATGGATGAGCTATCTGACGAAGATAAGTTGGTTGTAAGCCGTGCCCGTCGTGTTCAGCGATTCCTTTCACAAAATTTCCACGTGGCTGAGCAGTTCACTGGTCAGGCGGGTGTTTATGTGAAAGTTGATGAGACAGTTAAAGGCTTCAAGATGATTCTTGACGGTGAGTTAGACCACCTTCCTGAAAATGCATTCTACATGGTAGGAGACATTAACGAAGCGATTGCGAAAGGTGAAAAACTTCTTGCTGAATCAGAAGAGGAAGAAGCAGCTTAA
- the atpC gene encoding ATP synthase F1 subunit epsilon has product MSTFNAQILTPNGSLFEGEVSGVKLPGSQGSFEVKANHAPIVSTLEKGIVLVRKDDGDANFSISGGFVEVNNNKLTLLAESVEEA; this is encoded by the coding sequence ATGAGCACATTCAATGCACAAATACTTACACCCAACGGCTCTCTTTTTGAGGGAGAAGTAAGCGGTGTAAAACTTCCCGGCTCGCAAGGCAGTTTTGAAGTTAAAGCAAATCACGCACCCATAGTTTCAACCTTAGAAAAAGGTATTGTACTAGTACGCAAAGATGATGGAGACGCTAATTTTTCAATCTCAGGTGGATTTGTTGAAGTCAATAACAACAAACTAACCTTGCTTGCGGAATCAGTAGAAGAAGCCTGA